AAGGCTGGCGGCCAGATTACCAAGCACAGCCGCTTCCCAGAAATTCGCGCCGGACACCAACGCAAGCGTTAGAGCGGCGACGACCGTATCGCCTGCTCCAGTCACATCAAAAACATCCGTGCGATTGAAGGCAGGAATGTGGTGCTGCTCCCCATTGGCGGCAAATAAGCTCATGCCCTCTTCACCTCGAGTGATCAAGACGGCCTTGGCGCCGGTTTTCTGGAGCAAATCTTGCCCAGCGCGTTGGAGATCTGCCGCATTGGCAATTGCATAGCCAACCGCTAACTCTGCTTCTGGCAAGTTAGGTGTGAACAGGGTCGCCCCCCGAAAGCGATCGAGATCGACCTGAGCATCGACGACCAGACGCGGGGCTGCCGCGATCGCATGAATCACCGGATCGGAGAGGACGCCGTCGCCGTAGTCGGAGCCAATCACCGCATCAACGCGATCGATCTGCTCAGTGATGTAGCGCGCTAACGCCTGCTGATGGTGTTGCGATGGTGGCTCATCCGACTTGCGATCGAGCCGCACGATTTGCTGCGTCACGGATTGGCGAGCGTGGCCAGAAATCCGCGTTTTGGTCACCGTTGGCCGTTCTTCTTCGACCAAAATGCCCTGGGTATTGATCTGAACTGCTTCAAAAATTGATCGTAGGGCACGACCCTGCTCGTCATCCCCCACCAACCCCACGGCTAGAACCTGAGCGCCGAGACTGGCGCAGTTGTAGATCGCGTTGGCACCCCCACCAGGAATGCGGCGGGTTTCTTCGTGGCGCAGAATCGCGACGGGTGCTTCTCGAGACAGCCGCTCAACCCGACCGGTCAGGAATTCATCCAGTGTCAGATCGCCGACCACCATCACCTTGGCTTGGCGAAAACTCTGCACAAGCGTGATCAAGCGATCGCGCTCACGCAATAACTGAGACTGAAATGTCGGGTCCAGACGCATCGCCGCCTTCCATGCTGGCTAACTATTGTGGCGGAGAATGGTCCTCTCAACCGGTGGTAGCGGGCGGAGTCGGGCAGTTGGAGGATTCCGATCGCACAAATTCAAGGTTGATCAGTTTTAGCTCGGTGCGACTACCAAGGGGATAGGGCTGTTTTGCTAGCGCAGCGATCGCCTGTTGATTGAGAATCGGATAGCCACTGCTGACCAAGACCTGCGGCGGCTCTAATGCCTTCCCATTCGCACCAACTAGCACGGCAAGTTGCGCTGGTTTCACCTGCTCAAAACAGCGATCGCCCTCGGGCAGAGGCAGTTTGATCGCGATCGCTTGATTGGGGATTTTGAGGTCGGGATAGTCGGTCTGGAGCGCAGCGACAAACTCACCGAGCTTGCCAAACCCAAGGCTGGGATCAGTGCCTTCGACAGTGAACGCATAGAGCGATTCATCGACCACCGCCGTTTCCGTGCCTGTGGGTGACGCCTGAGGCGTCGATTCAGTTTGAGCCGCAGGTGGCGTGTCGCTTACCGGCGGTGCCGGCGGAGCAATATCGCTAGCCTCAGGGACTGGAGGTGGTGGCAACTGGGGGGGAGGCGACGTTGGAACGGGGAGATTGAGTTCTGGCAGAACGAGGGGTTCAGGCGGTGGTGGCAACACCATCGGCGACATCAGCGCCGATAGATCGGGCATGCCGCTAAAGGGCACTGCAGGCGTACTAACGGGATTGGGAGCCGCGCCACGGAGTGATTCTGGGAGCCGCGCAAATTCATCCGCAGTCAAAGCCCGTGTTTGCACTGGTTCTCGTTTGGGCTTGGTCGGTGCGGGATCGGACAAGTAGGGGAAGACCGCGAAAAAGATGCCATGGGCACCAACCGAGATCAGAAGAGCGATCGCAAACGGATTGCGCAGCCAATGCCGAGGTTCAGGCTGAGGCAGAGGAGCGGTCTCCAAGGGACGAGACGGCGCAGCAGTCATAGGCCAGTCGAAAAGGCGATCGCAGAGGAGGCAGTGCGCCAATCCTATCCCGAGGATGGAGAGGGCTGTTGGTCTGCAGGATCACGATAGGACAGTTCTGGGAGTGGATTGTGCGATCGACTCCAGTGGCTAGGCGCTGAGGTTCGAAATGTCACAGGCAAAACTCAGCAAATGGCAAGGGAGCAGTGATAATCAATCCACTTGTTGATCATCTCGCTCGCACACTCTGCAGGCTGAATTGGAGATGAGTAACTGACTCGTGAGTGATGATGTAACCGGTTGGTACCGTCAGTGATGTCTGGTTTCCCGAGGATTCTGCAACTGTTTAACAGTCGATGGCGTGGCTGGGGCCAGCTGTTGGTAACAGGCTGCCTGCTACTTGTTCTGACGGCCTGTACAGCCACCCCGAGTGCTGATGCCAGCGAAGCCGAACTGGCGGCCATCTTGGCGCAATTACCGGATCCGGCACCTCTCACAGGTGGCCCCAATCCTTTTAAGACACCGCCGGTGCCACGCAACCTGCCACCGACACGAGCAACCGCTGTTGGCCCAGTCTGTCAAGCCATGCAGCCAGCGATCGGCCGTGAAGCCTACAGCATGGCTAACTTTCGGCCCGAGATTCGATCAGCTTGGGCCCATCCCACCAATTTTGGCGATCGCGCCGCTGTCGATCGCAACGGCCAGCCAGTCGATAACCGCATCAGCTTGATCGTCCTACATGAGACGGTGGCTTCAGCAGATTCTGCGATCAACTTCTTCCAAACCCCACATCCACGCGATGAGGATCAGGCCAGCTACCATGCGCTGATTCGTCGTAATGGCACGATTGTCTACACGGTGCCACCCGATAAGCGCGCCTTTGGGGCAGGCTCCTCCAGCTTCCGCGGTGAATCGGTACGCTTTAATCCCAAACTACCGGGCTCCGTCAACAACTTTGCACTCCATGTCAGTCTGGAGTCGCCGCGGGACGGTCGCGACAATCGACGGCGGCACAGCGGCTACACAGCTCGACAGTATGATTCTTTGGCTCTGATTGTGCAGCAGTGGATGACGGGTTACACGATTCCAGGCGATCGCATTACCACTCATGCTGCAGTTGATCAGAGTGGATCACGGATGGACCCCAGAAGTTTCCAATGGCAGCGGTTAGCGCAGCGGCTGCAACTTCTCAATGAAGGGACAATTCCCGGCTGTGCTGATCCCGATGTAGGAGCAGGCTCCTCGTTGTGAATCACTGAGTGGATTTGGACGATCGCTCTAGGAACAGCACTAACTAGGACTGCATCTGTGCAGAAATAAAACGACTGGGCTGAATAATTATTTTGTAAAGCTTTTCATCATTCATTAAATCAGTTGGTGAGGTTGGCCAACAGGGCACCAGCGATCGCTAGCCTAAATGCAGAACCTTAGCATTCGCTTCAGTTTGCTACGACGATTCACCTCACTTGTATGGGAGGGGCATATGACCTCCGTTCGTGTTCGTATTCGGCATCAAAAAGGTCAGCAGCCTAGCTACCTCGGTCATATTTTCCAAGGCGATCGCTTGCTTGCAGTAGTCAGTGGACGCACAGAGCTGGAAACCTCTCGCCAAGCCGAAGTTTGGCTCAACCAGCAGCTTGAGCCAGCCTTGGTTTAACAGCTCACTGAGCCTTGTTGTAATGAGCTGACTCTAGATGTCTACATCCGTAAGCCTCTTCATGCCTGTTGCTGGAGAGGCTTAAAGCTATGGGGATGAAAGAGGACTGATCCCCATAAACAGCCCTTGAGTTTATCTGAAGAAGGCTGTCGATTCATGGGGATCTTTCTACGCTGAAGGAGAAATTCGCGCAGTCATTGCGGGGATGTCTTCATGGCACAAGCCACGATTTCTGAGACCCATACGCGAGATCTCGATCGGGATTGCACCACTCTGTCGCGACATGTTCTCGAACAGTTGCAAAGTTTTGGCCCCGAAGCCCAAGACCTTGCAGCCTTGATGCAACGGATTGGTCTTGCCGCCAAACTGATTGCCCGTCGCCTCAGCCATGCAGGGCTGGTGGACGATGCCCTGGGTTTCACCGGAGAGATCAACGTCCAAGGCGAAGCCGTCAAACGGATGGATGTCTACGCTAACCAAGTCTTTATCTCAGTCTTTCGGCAGAGTGGCTTGGTCTGTCGGCTGGCTTCCGAGGAAATGGAGAAGCCCTACTACATCCCCGAAAACTGCCCGATCGGCCGCTACACGCTGCTCTATGACCCCTTGGATGGCTCGGCCAATGTCGATGTCGATCTCAATGTCGGCTCGATTTTTGCCGTTAGACGCCAAGAGTTCTATGACGAGTCCCACGAAGCCCGCGATTTACTACAGCCTGGCGATCGCCAAATTGCAGCTGGCTATGTCCTTTATGGTGCCAGTACGCTGCTGGTCTACAGCATGGGTCAGGGCGTCCATGTCTTTGTCCTAGACCCAAGCCTCGGTGAGTTTGTCCTGGCTCAGTCCAACGTGCAAATACCCGATTCTGGACAGATTTACAGCGTCAATGAAGGCAATTTTTGGCAATGGCCTGAAGGCTATCGCCAGTACATTCGGGAAATGCATCGCCGCGAAGGCTACAGCGGCCGCTACAGCGGAGCACTGGTGGCGGACTTTCACCGCATCTTGATGCAGGGCGGCGTCTTCCTCTATCCCGAAACGGTCAAAAATCCCGCTGGCAAATTGCGGCTACTCTACGAAGCTGCTCCCATGGCTTTTCTAGCCGAACAAGCTGGGGGCAAAGCCAGCGATGGCAGGCAACCCATTCTTGCGCGACAACCCCAAGCCCTCCACGATCGCTGCCCGTTGA
The sequence above is a segment of the Synechococcus elongatus PCC 11801 genome. Coding sequences within it:
- a CDS encoding N-acetylmuramoyl-L-alanine amidase, whose protein sequence is MSGFPRILQLFNSRWRGWGQLLVTGCLLLVLTACTATPSADASEAELAAILAQLPDPAPLTGGPNPFKTPPVPRNLPPTRATAVGPVCQAMQPAIGREAYSMANFRPEIRSAWAHPTNFGDRAAVDRNGQPVDNRISLIVLHETVASADSAINFFQTPHPRDEDQASYHALIRRNGTIVYTVPPDKRAFGAGSSSFRGESVRFNPKLPGSVNNFALHVSLESPRDGRDNRRRHSGYTARQYDSLALIVQQWMTGYTIPGDRITTHAAVDQSGSRMDPRSFQWQRLAQRLQLLNEGTIPGCADPDVGAGSSL
- the fbp gene encoding class 1 fructose-bisphosphatase — encoded protein: MAQATISETHTRDLDRDCTTLSRHVLEQLQSFGPEAQDLAALMQRIGLAAKLIARRLSHAGLVDDALGFTGEINVQGEAVKRMDVYANQVFISVFRQSGLVCRLASEEMEKPYYIPENCPIGRYTLLYDPLDGSANVDVDLNVGSIFAVRRQEFYDESHEARDLLQPGDRQIAAGYVLYGASTLLVYSMGQGVHVFVLDPSLGEFVLAQSNVQIPDSGQIYSVNEGNFWQWPEGYRQYIREMHRREGYSGRYSGALVADFHRILMQGGVFLYPETVKNPAGKLRLLYEAAPMAFLAEQAGGKASDGRQPILARQPQALHDRCPLIIGSATDVDFVEACLAESVP
- a CDS encoding bifunctional heptose 7-phosphate kinase/heptose 1-phosphate adenyltransferase, which produces MRLDPTFQSQLLRERDRLITLVQSFRQAKVMVVGDLTLDEFLTGRVERLSREAPVAILRHEETRRIPGGGANAIYNCASLGAQVLAVGLVGDDEQGRALRSIFEAVQINTQGILVEEERPTVTKTRISGHARQSVTQQIVRLDRKSDEPPSQHHQQALARYITEQIDRVDAVIGSDYGDGVLSDPVIHAIAAAPRLVVDAQVDLDRFRGATLFTPNLPEAELAVGYAIANAADLQRAGQDLLQKTGAKAVLITRGEEGMSLFAANGEQHHIPAFNRTDVFDVTGAGDTVVAALTLALVSGANFWEAAVLGNLAASLVVRVFGTATTTVEAMETALMQLTEPGAG